A window of the Bacteroides thetaiotaomicron VPI-5482 genome harbors these coding sequences:
- the rsfS gene encoding ribosome silencing factor gives MNDTKILIEKIKEGIQEKKGKNIIIADLTSIEDTICKYFVICQGNSPSQVNAIVDSVKEFARKGADSKPTAIDGLRNAEWVAMDYSDVLVHVFLPEVRSFYNLEHLWADAKLTQIPDLD, from the coding sequence ATGAACGATACGAAAATATTAATTGAAAAAATTAAAGAGGGAATTCAGGAAAAAAAAGGTAAAAACATCATTATTGCTGATTTAACCAGTATAGAAGATACCATCTGCAAATATTTCGTTATATGCCAGGGGAACTCCCCTAGTCAGGTAAATGCTATTGTAGACTCTGTCAAGGAGTTTGCCCGTAAAGGTGCAGACAGCAAACCGACCGCAATCGACGGACTTCGAAATGCAGAATGGGTGGCAATGGATTATTCCGATGTACTTGTACATGTCTTTCTGCCGGAAGTAAGATCCTTCTATAATCTTGAACATCTGTGGGCTGACGCCAAACTTACTCAAATCCCCGATTTAGACTAA
- a CDS encoding site-specific integrase, translating into MNQKKQTFNVLFWIRKGRTNEKMSPLSCRVTISGQRYEIPTKLHLRSESWSAVAQKSLGKTANDKEVNRYIEDLKITIEDTIAKIRQKSYPLNIENFKLMFQTQDNEFSTISTLFDYHEIMEKKNLRTSTFIGYHVTKKHLLNFIRIKYHVSDYDLAAVDKAFVYEFYAYLQGYRREGDTVCAVNGALKHIQRFKKVMNVALQNEWISRNPVCLLNAKKTKVERGFLSEKELKSLEEVPLPANLSIVRDVFIFAVYTGLSYVDIENLTNENINVGIDKSLWLSYYRQKTDIHAILPLLQPAVNILKRYEAYHEGKRNNHIFPVPLNQVMNRYLKKVAKQAGVDKNITFHCARHIELPLSLNLNRLQRLVS; encoded by the coding sequence ATGAACCAAAAAAAGCAAACTTTCAATGTTCTTTTCTGGATAAGGAAAGGAAGAACGAATGAAAAGATGTCACCTCTCTCATGTCGGGTTACGATCTCAGGGCAAAGATACGAAATTCCCACGAAACTACATCTACGCTCAGAATCATGGTCGGCGGTTGCGCAAAAGTCGCTCGGGAAAACCGCTAATGATAAAGAAGTCAATCGGTATATCGAGGATTTGAAGATCACGATTGAGGATACCATTGCCAAAATCAGGCAGAAAAGCTATCCCTTGAACATTGAGAATTTCAAACTCATGTTCCAGACACAGGATAATGAGTTCTCTACGATCAGCACACTGTTCGACTACCATGAAATCATGGAGAAAAAGAATCTCCGTACCAGTACATTTATTGGCTATCACGTCACGAAAAAACATCTGCTCAATTTCATACGCATTAAATACCACGTTTCCGATTATGACCTGGCTGCTGTTGACAAAGCATTCGTTTATGAATTTTACGCCTATCTTCAAGGGTATAGGAGGGAAGGGGATACCGTATGCGCAGTCAATGGTGCATTAAAGCATATCCAGCGTTTCAAAAAGGTGATGAATGTAGCCTTGCAAAACGAATGGATAAGCCGAAACCCTGTTTGCCTGCTCAATGCCAAGAAAACAAAAGTGGAAAGGGGATTCCTCTCCGAAAAGGAACTGAAAAGCCTTGAGGAGGTCCCTTTGCCTGCCAACCTGTCTATCGTGAGAGATGTCTTCATTTTTGCTGTATATACAGGCCTGTCCTATGTCGATATAGAGAACCTTACCAATGAAAATATTAATGTCGGCATAGACAAAAGCCTGTGGCTTAGCTACTATCGGCAAAAAACTGACATACACGCAATACTGCCTTTATTACAACCTGCCGTTAATATATTAAAAAGGTATGAGGCATATCACGAAGGAAAACGGAACAATCATATATTCCCCGTGCCACTCAATCAGGTGATGAACAGATACTTGAAAAAGGTGGCCAAGCAAGCGGGAGTAGATAAGAACATCACGTTTCACTGCGCCAGGCATATTGAATTGCCTTTGTCGCTGAATTTGAATAGATTGCAAAGATTAGTTTCTTGA